The window ctctctctctcctctctctctctctctctctctctctctctctctctctctctatatatatatatatatatatatataaaatctaccttccttccttctctctctttcttctctctctttcataaATTAGAGGAGCTGCATTCTgttatcttctctctctctctctctctatatatatatctcctctctatatgtatatttatataaaatctaccttccttccttctctctcttctctctctttctctttcataaATTAGAGGAGCTGCATTCTgttatcttctctctctctctctctctgtatatatatatctatatctatatatctcctctctatatgtatatttatataaaatctaccttccttccttctttctctttcttctctctctttctctttcataaATTAGAGGAGCTGCATTCTGttatcttctctttctctccctctctctatatatatcctctatatatgtatatttatataaaaccttccttccttccttccttccttccttccttccttccttccttccttccttccttccttccttccttccttccttccttccttccttcccttccttccttccttccttccttcctcctccctccctcctccctccctccctccctccctccctcccttccttccttccttccttccttccttccttccttccctcttctctcgcttccttctttCTCAAAACAGGACTGAGCATGAGACTGCAGGTTCTTACAGTGGGCCATCGTTCTGATCCagcatgcttctcttatgttcttacgcatGTTCCTTCGGGTCACAGGCTGACGCAATCCTTTCAGCGGCAGGGTTGAAATGTGCTCTGCGTTGTGCCTTGCCTTTCCCCTGCGACTGCCAGCTGTGTCTTCCGCGGCTCACGTGCTTCTGCTCTTCTCACAGTGTCataaaaggaggaagacaaagCGGGATTTGATGTTTTGTGTGGCGCCCAACGGAATAGGACCCATCATGAATGTGACCAAGGGCGGGCTGGTGCTGTTCTCGGCCAATTCTAACCATCCTGCATGGAGCTGTCGAGGAGAATCGCTGAGTAAGTGAAGTTGTTTTTTCGGGGCGGGTGGGATGCTTTGTGTGGGTTTGATGCTTGTCGCCGGCTCTTCACGAGACCGCTGCCTTGAGAACGGAGCACGGCCTTCGAGAAGGTGAGTGTCGAGTTACTTAGATTCAGGCTgtcagcagtgttggtctgaagcaggagtagccaaacttgtggcttgggagccacatgtggctctttcacacaccttgtgtggctcttgaagccgccGCCGCCCTATTGGCCAGCGTGGAGGAGGCATTTTTCactttaatcacttctccaaaccaagccagctggcagcttggcgaATGCGTTTACATTTAAAGTtgtttctttccgcctctccttccctccctcccagttctCAAACGTCTCATGTTCANNNNNNNNNNNNNNNNNNNNNNNNNNNNNNNNNNNNNNNNNNNNNNNNNNNNNNNNNNNNNNNNNNNNNNNNNNNNNNNNNNNNNNNNNNNNNNNNNNNNTTACTCTGCCTGGTACTGCAGGGGGAAAACATGGAAGACTCCTCCTGGATGAGACCAGAGGGACGTGTAGTGTAATCTTCTCCTTCCCCGGGTAACCAGCCTCATGCTTGGGCAGCATTTCCCTCCTATAGTTTTGAGCAGCCTCTGTACACCACTGTTCCATCAGCTTATCGTCTCTTGGCTTCCTCTGGTAAGAGGCGGCTCCTTCTCTTAGACCagcggtagaaaagagcaagagtccagaagcatcttaaagattaacaaaacgTGTGGCCGGGGTAGGAGCTTTCGTAAGCTGCCCTTCGCTCCTTCAGGTGCTTGATCTCGTGGTCTCTCTTGGCAGAAACGAGAGTTCAGATCCAAGAGTCCGTGAGAGGGAAAGACGTCTTCATCATCCAGACGGTGTCCAAGTGAGTGACAGCAGGCCTCTGTTCGGGCGATGCAGTCCGCTGCAAGGTGTTATTTCATGGGTAGCGGGGCAGAATGGCGCTGTGCCTGCAGTCTTttcatttctgttttgttttgaacatatatgaacctatgaagctgccttatactgaatcagaccctctttggtccatcaaagtcagtcttgtctactcagactggcagctgctctccagggtctcaagctgaggtttttcacgcctctttgcctggaccctttttagttggagatgctggggattgaacctgggaccttttgtttaccaagcagatgctcgaccactgagccaccgtcccttccctgatgaacatatgaagctgccttatactgaatcagacctttggtccatcaatgtcagtattgtctactcagactggcagcggctctccagggtctcaagctgaggtttttcacgcctctttgcctggaccctttttagttggagatgccgggggttgaacctgggaccttctgcttaccaagcagttgctctaccactgagccgccgtccctccctTAGAAATTTTGTCTAGaattctgaacatatgaagctaccttctactgaatcagaccctgggtccatcaaagtattgtctcctcagatgctctgccactgagccaccgtccctcctctaatATATGTCTTGTATGGGTGGATGTGTGTATCTCATTGCCAGATTTTCTTTTGCATTGTGTGGAATAGTCAGCTTTCACACATGAAGCTGACTtgtgaaccagaccctcggtccatcaaggtcagtattgtctgctctgactggcagccgctctccagggtctcaagcggaggttttttcacacccacttgcctggacccttttgagttggagatgccggggattgaacttgggaccttctgcttaccaagcagatgctctaccactgagccaccatccctcccctaatcctTTTAATAATTTTTGCTGTGTTGCTGGGCATCACCTTTTGTTGCACCGGCTCTTAAAATATTATGTTGACCACTCAGTTTAGAGATGGCATTGACTTTAAAGTGTTTGAAGACAGGGGAATTATATTTAAAATGCCTCCTGTCTCTTTATATGTCTAGGCCTATAAGCCTGTTTAGGCAAAGGGACTGTACTGCGTTTTCCCCCCATGGCAGTGTGCAGAAGATGTTAGTTTGCTTTAAAAATGTTCTTCTTTGGCAGTTCTAATTTTTAGCAGAGCTTCTACGTGTCATTCTCTAAGAACAACGATTTATGGTGTGGCCTCTTTTGGAATACTCTGTaccattctggtcaccatatatcaaaaaaggacattgcagagctggaaaaagtacaaaggaaAGCAACAAAGATGATTGGGGGAGTGggtggttggagcaccttccctagaagaagacgacgacattggatttgtatcccaccctcgactctgaatctcagagtctctgcagctcaccatctcctttcccttcctcccccacaacagacaccctgtgaggtaggtggggctgagagagctctcagagcagctgccctttcaaggactgctctgtgagagttatggctgacccaaggccattccagcagctgcaagtggaggagtggggattcaaaccccgttctcccgtgcacttaaccactacagcaaactggctcctttgaggaaaggctgaagaatctgggacttttcagttttgaAAAGATACAATtaagggggggacatgatagaagcTTAGAAAATTATGCGCGGGATAGAGAGAGTGGAccaagagaactttttcttctcctccccaagtactagaactcaagggcatccaatgaagctgacggCCAGTAGCTTCAGGATAGTCAAAAGGagatactactttacacagagagtgattgaaatgtggaatttgctgtcagaggatgtagtgatggccagtgttccctctaagctgagttagagtgagctagctcacatatttttagtctccagctcacacatttttgtcttagctaaagaagaatgaccccagagcaccctaatttatgcagcagctcacagctttcatgccagtagctcacaaagtagaatttttgctcacaagactctgcagcttagagggaacattggtgatggCTACTGGAATCAACAGCtgtaaagggggattagatagatttatggaggatcgttctatcagtggctactagtcaggGTGACTGAGGGGAGCCCCCCCATTCTGAGGCACTCATCCTCTGACTCCTAGAGGCAGGGGGCAGAATCACGGGTAGGGCTTTGCTGCTGTGTcctattgctggccctccagaggaactggttgggcactgtgtgagacaggaggctggactagatggaccctccctggtctgacccagcagggttcttatgaaggcctcggcctccatgtcctgttgttggccctctagaggaactggtgggccactgtgtgagacaggatgctggattggatggaccctcactggtcgtctgatccagcagggctcttctgaggttcttaacaTGGTCACTTGTGCATTAGCAAACGTTCTAAATGACTTAACTTTGGGGGGATAAAGAACAGTGCCATAGATTTCCACAAAAGGTGACTGGCAGGTGCCAAAGTGACATGCTACGGTTGTCAGTCGGCTGGCGCAAACACGTGGACTTCAGCGGAGAACATTTTTCTCGCTGTTGAAAGGTACGTGCCACGGGTAGGAAAACGCTCCCATCCCCAAGAGCGCAGGTGATGTAATAGTCATATTTCCCTGCACAGTTGCTGTTGGTTTCATAACATCCAAGTTCAACGCGTGGGGAGTGACAAAGAGCTCGCTTCCGATGCCACAAACATGGATTTGTTCAGCGACCAGTGGAATTTGAGTTTTTCATACGCTGCTCATGCAGTtaatttctcccatttttttATATTCTAGATCAAGGAgcaatattggatttattttaTCTTTTTGCCCTCGAGTCAGAGCTGACTTACGGTCACCCTGTAGAGCAGAGGTGGCagactcattggttatgaggacCAAATCAGTAAAGGACGTCCGCTTGCCTCAgccgaaagcctggtggaacagctccattttacaggccctacggaatggaAGTCAATCCggtagggcctgaatctccaCGGGAAgccgattccaccaggtcggggccttCATTACATGAAGCAAGGATTACGTACGACGAGAAGATTAGCCCGCTTACAGCAGCAGACGCTGTGACCTGCACACAGCGGTATAGTTTATCCTCAAAGCGGAGAGAGAAGCATATAAATTGCcgcttttggaaaaaaaaacaccGCATTCGGCGCAGTGGCGTGCTTGGGAATTTTTGGCCGGGCAAAGATTTGGCgctcccccttccttctctgGTGCGCGGAGGACCTTTCCGCTAGAAATCCCGTCAGCCAGGAGGCCTCTTTTGGCAAGCGAAAGGTCTGGCGAAAGACCCAGAGCCTTCTCTCGTTGCAGGGACGTGAACACGATCATCATGGAACTCCTGATCATGGTGTACGCCTGCAAGACCTCCTGTGCCAAAAGCATCATCGGAGTGGTTCCCTACTTCCCCTACAGCAAGCAGTGCAAGATGCGGAAGAGGGGCTCCATcgtctccaagctgctggcctcCATGATGTGCAAAGCGGGTGAGAACGCGGAGCGGTGGGGGACGGGACGGGGGGGTCCTTCGGAGAAGCGCTTCACTTCGTGCATCCGTCTGCGCTAGGACTGGCTTCTGTCGAAAGCCCGACACGACTCGGGTccagggcagggatggccagactCGCTTAACGTGAAGCAACGTGCtgttctctgtgtcctctctgtcaaccaacctcagaaagggctgcagagctactgcagcctcacaaacgGCCTCCTAGcgcatgcagcctccaaaggccacagaaataccCAGGGAAGCCAGGCCCTGGTAGGagtgctaggcaacccaggctgcttttgtcaAGAAAGAGAGAGGCCTTGGAAatataataccatacagtccactctccagatcagttattttctccaggatggggagaaagatctgttgtctggagttcagacAAGAATGCATgccagatctttgagagccaccagacacgaaTATCCAGTGTTTTGAGAGtcgggaaggaaggtggggaggcaggcaggcaaatagatgggggagggggaagctgaaagaaagcaactttaaatgcatttcccgaGCCGCCAgccggcttggcttggcgaagcgatttaaagagaggaatgccttttcctagccagctgacagggtggtgggggcttggacATGGCGgcacctgagccacagtttggccacccctgggctaggctgTCTGAAGGGCTGCCTTCTCCCCTGCGTTCCTGCCCCAGGAATTGAGGTCGTCGCAaggagaggccctcctgactgtctGGCCAATCAAAGAAGCCGGCGAAAGGTTGGGCAGTGGGAGAGCACGCTGCTTTTATTCCATTGCAGAACTGAAGGTGGCTTTCCGTGGGCGTTCTTTCCTTCTGGGCACTGGTCAAACTGAGCCCCAACAATAGCAGGTGCCTTCCAACTGTGTCTTCTGCCCCAAGGGCTGAATATTTGGTCAGTTTGTTGGGtccaagcaggggaggggaggatcaGTGGCTCAGGGGCGGAGCCTCTTCTCGGCATGgaaaaggtcccagcttcaatccccggcaactccagttgaaaggactggGCAGAGGTGACGTGAAAGGGCCTCAgccttgaaaccctggagagccgctgccagttgagtaggcaatactgacctcagTTGGTGGttggattcagtagaaggcagcttcctcttGAGTCCTGGCTGGGTACAAGACGGAATTTTGCTAGGTGCCAGTAGGCGTCGGCCTCTcggcccttttgttggccctccaaagaaaCTGATTGGCCCctttgtgaggcaggatgctggactagatggactctccctggtctgtcccagcagggctctcctgatgttcttatcagagggaggcctcggcctctctgccctgttgttggccctgcagagggactggttggccattgtgtcagaaaggaggctggactagatggaccctccctggtctgtcccagcagggctcttcctttATTCTTACTGTAAAATAGGTATTCTCTCTCTGCTCTCCCAAAGGTCTGACTCACCTGATCACCATGGACCTGCATCAAAAAGAAATCCAAGGTTTCTTCAACGTTCCCGTCGACAACCTGAGAGCGTCCCCATTTTTACTGCAGTATATCCAAGAGGAGGTGAGCTGTACCCTGTCTCCAGTCTCCCAGCCGGTTGCACGGAAGGgatcggtctctctctctctccatacaTCCAGTGCTGGAGCTGAGAAAGCACGCTTCCCGATTGCGCCAGGAGTTTGTTTTGCTCCCGCACCGGGCGGCGTATCTTGCATTTCCCACCGAAGATGTGAGATGTAAAAAAATGGCATTTGTTCTCTTTTCGTGTTACAGATTCCAGACTACAGGAATGCTGTGATCGTGGCCAAATCTCCCGCCTCCGCCAAAAGGTCGGTAATGTTTGTTTTCGAAACTCCTGCAGCCGTAGAAGAATACACACATTTTCTTTGTCCTTCGCTTGAGAGCCGCTGTGGCAAAGCGGCTGGGAGAGagaaatttatttattgtatttcttgACTTACATTAGACTTctctcccgccctctccgcaagcggacttgaATTGAGTGCAGATTGAGACCTCCCTGGGTTGGATTGTTCCTGCTCTGTGAACTTTCTAAGTCGTATTAGGCGGGGCAGTCTCTCTGCCTCAGCCTGAGCCCCTGCCTGCTGTGTAGGAGTGAAAACAGTGATCTGCATTACAGATttgttataagcagggctttttttgtagcaagaactcctttgcatattaggccacacctcccctgatgtagccaatcctcctggagcttacagtaggccttgtactaagagccctgtaagctcttggaggactggctacatcagaggggcgtggcctaacatgcaaaggagttcctgctacaagaaaagccccgtcactggtttgatccagcagaaaGGTCACTTAGAAAGCGATGAGAAGCCCAAAGCCGGAAGAGCCACCTGCCACTGTTCATTCCCTGACAATTTCTATTTATTTGAGGCACATTGCTTTAGAACGTGGAGTCTCTACTaagcccaaggcttttttttgtagcaggaactcctttgcatattaggccacacctcccctgatgtagccaatcctcctggagcttacagtaggccttgtactaagagccctgtaagctcttggaggactggctacatcaggggtgtgtggcctaacatgcaaaggagttcctgctacaagaaaagccccgtcactggtatgatccagccgAAAGGTcacttgtttgttttgtttgttgtgtgctatgtatgtttttaataaaaaaaaattaaaaaaaagaattgttgttttaatgtttgtgTTTTTTTGCTTGTGTTTATTTGTTTCGATGATTTGTTTTGgttttaatgggtttttttttaagtgttttgtatttttttactTCAACCTTCGAAAATCCAAATTCAAGTGTCCTTTTAATGACCAAAAGTAAACCAACAGTAGTATCCTTTCCAGTAATATAACTTGTAGTCCATttgctttggttttttttttaaagctcactCAAAAGCGGTTTtatttattagtattattattgttTGAAAATCGTATTATTATTTGAAAACCTTGGCTCTTTGCAGGTGGTTTTGGCCAGAACCAGGAGTTCTTAGACTTGCTAATATCCAAGAGGCTAAAAATATTTGTGTGATTCTCCCTACTGGAGAAGGCTaatcagagcagctaacaatggAAGCAAAGAATACATTGCAGTAGCAAAGCcaagaagaaaataaaaagggCTGCACCAGTCATAGGAGATAAAAAATAAAGCCAAGGCTAGTGGTGCAAAGTCAGGtagaaatatattttattactctgttaaaatttcttttaaaatgcccTATGCATTTCACCAACGGGCTTAGTCTAGGAATATGTTTGTCTTGCAGTTATTTTTCAAAAGGAGTACAAGATCAGCAGCGATTTGTCTCTGGAAGTAAAGTTTCCTCCAGTGACAATCTGATGCTGATTTTGTACTTCTTTTGAAGCATGACTGCAAGACAAAACAGATTCCCCTGACGAAGCCCGTTGGCAAAATGTGCTGGGAATTTTTTTTGAAATTCTAACTGAATAATGAAAAATAtatcttagaagaagatgatgatattggatttatatcccaccctccactctgaagagtctcagagcggcctacaatctcctttacctccctcccccacaacagacaccctgtgaggtagatgaagatattggatttatatcccgccctccactccgaagagtctcagagcggctcacaatctcctttacctccctcccccacaacagacaccatgtgaggtagatgaagatattggatttatatcccgccctccactccgaagagtctcagagcggctcacaatctcctttaccttcctcccccacaacagacaccctgtgaggtagatgaagatattggatttatatcccgccctccactccgaagagtctcagagcggctcacaatctcctttacctccctcccccacaacagacaccctgtgaggtagatgaagatactggatttatatcccgccctccactccgaagagtctcagagcggctcacaatctcctttcccttcctcccccacaacagacaccctgtgaggtagatgaagatattggatttatatcccgccctccactccaaagagtctcagagcggctcacaatctcctttcccttcctcccccacaacagacaccctgtgaggtagatgaagatactggatttatatcccaccctccactccaaagagtctcagagcggctcacaatctcctttcccttcctcccccacaacagacaccctgtgaggtagatgaagatattggatttatatcccgccctccactccaaagagtctcagagcggctcacaatctcctttcccttcctcccccacaacagacaccctgtgaggtagatgaagatattggatttatatccctccctccactccgaagagtcccagagcggctcacaatctcctttatcttcctctcccacaacagacaccctgtgaggtagatgaagatattggatttatatcccgccctccactccgaagagtctcagagcggctcacaatctcctttcccttcctctcccacaacaaacaccctgtgaggtgggtggggctggagagggctctcacatcagctgccctttcaaggaaaacctctgccagagctatggctgacccaaggccatgctagcaggtgcaagtggaggagtgggaaatcaaacccgattctcccagataagagtctgcacacttcaccactacaccaaactggctcttacctgACTTGGCAGTAGCAAAAACTACAGCCAGAAAGCCGAAACCAGCCATCTTCTGCGTTTTcatttgaaatgtttttttttaaacaaatgtcTCTTGGCCGCAGGGCGCAGTCGTTTGCCGAGCGTTTGCGGCTGGGGATTGCAGTCATACACGGAGAGGCCCAAGATGCGGAGTCAGATCTCGTGGATGGACGTCACTCACCCCCAACTGCCAAAAACATTGCTGCCATTCACCCCAGCTTAGAGATACCGAGTAAGTGACCTCGTGTTAAAGGTGTGTGTAtgcgcaggggtcgttttgtagggggaaaggtgcaggtgctcagtagcatatctcgtttccatatgccctgggatctgtgcaCAGCGGGgtgagaactccccactgcatgcagaccctggctggaggttcaggagctgttctcctgtgagctcctgctgaattcaagccctgtgtGTATGTATCGGTCAGTACAGGCATCTTAAAAGGAGACTAGCGATTGGCTACAAGTTTGGTAAGGCTACCACAGTTCAGGCCTGTGGGTTTTCCTCCAGGTACTTTCCACTCACTCCTGACTTTTCTCTATTTAGGAGTGTAACTCCCAACTTGTGGACAGGGAGTGTGTTTGTGTTGTGTGccctcaagtcacttctgactgaCGGCGACCCTCTGTGAACTCCGGAATGTCCtttcgttaacagccttgctccggTCTTGCAAACCGCAGGCCCTTGTGGCTTCTTTTGCTGAGTCAAATCGTCTGAAGCTCgatcttcctcttttccggcTGCCTTCCCGTTTTCATACCCCAAAAGAATGTTCTTTTTCTAAAAAGAATATGTGTATCTTTAAATAAATTTTACAGACATTTTCTCAAGTTAATAAATATTGCGTTAAGTATAAAATTTATGATCTCAATAATAGATACGTCGCAAATATAATACACGTCAAAAATAGTCATGCAAAGAGAATATGTTCCAACCAGCgttctaagccgcagagtcttgtgagcgaaaattctactttgtgagctcctggcattaaagttgtgagctcctgcatcagttagtacgctctggggccatccttcctgagttaagacaaaaatgggtgagccggaggctaaaaatctgtgagctagctcatgctacctcagcttagagggaacactggttccaacCATTGAAATTAAatatgaaacatttttttttctctctctctttgcatgACTGTTTTTGATATACAATATATTTGtggagtattttttttaaaaagggaggttTCTTTTTGATTATACATAGCGGGGTAGCgaagatagaaactttataaaggaaatagGCAAACCCAGTTAATGTTGATGCTGTTTTTTTAActgaaaatacaaacatgcttaagacaTTCACACTTAAGCAGTGTGAATCTCTCTTAAAGTATCTCTCCGATGCTCCAGCTTGCAGTTCCACTTCCCATTACTCATTCACTCTGGAACAGTCCATAGAGACAAAGTGTATAATCTTAGCCGTTTGGCAATAAAAGTAATGACCAGTTGGTAAGAGCTCTGGATGGACTATAGGTTTGAAACCTCGTCTTAGAGGGTAGCTGTCGAGGTGATGGCTCTGGGGGCCTTAGAGATAGTTTGAAATGGTCCACGGTCTGCAGAAATGAAAAGAGAAGTCCCAATCTTTGGCTTTCCTTTTAAAGGAAAAGAAATCTTTGTGATGGAAGGAAAATGGGATGGGAGAGAGCAGGgctggtttttgtagcaggagctcctttgcatattaggccacacccctcttatgcagccggtcctccaagagcttagggctctttgtacagggcctactggaagc is drawn from Heteronotia binoei isolate CCM8104 ecotype False Entrance Well chromosome 20, APGP_CSIRO_Hbin_v1, whole genome shotgun sequence and contains these coding sequences:
- the PRPSAP2 gene encoding phosphoribosyl pyrophosphate synthase-associated protein 2, encoding MELLIMVYACKTSCAKSIIGVVPYFPYSKQCKMRKRGSIVSKLLASMMCKAGLTHLITMDLHQKEIQGFFNVPVDNLRASPFLLQYIQEEIPDYRNAVIVAKSPASAKRAQSFAERLRLGIAVIHGEAQDAESDLVDGRHSPPTAKNIAAIHPSLEIPMLIPKEKPPITVVGDVGGRIAIIVDDIIDDVDSFLAAAETLKERGAYKIFVMATHGLLSSDAPRLIEESAIDEVVVTNTIPHEIQKLQCPKIKTVDISMILSEAIRRIHNGESMSYLFRNIGLDD